One Acanthopagrus latus isolate v.2019 chromosome 12, fAcaLat1.1, whole genome shotgun sequence genomic region harbors:
- the grk5 gene encoding G protein-coupled receptor kinase 5 isoform X4, whose amino-acid sequence MMYACKKLEKTHVKKRKGEGMALNEKQILEGLDSRFVVNLAYAYETKHALCMVLTMMSGGDLKYHIHNIGSPGLDKERVQFYAAEVCCGLIHLHQKSILYRDLKPENILLDDNGHIRISDLGLAVRLTDGKLVRGRVGTLGYMAPEVISHKHYGLSADWWGLGCLIYEMTAGQPPLRARGEHPKPSEMERRILTEQEEYGEKFSKQVKELCSSLLIKDPAQRLGCRGSGGTEVQSHPFFEKVNFRMLEAGLVEPPFKPDPRQVYCSDVQDIEEFSSVKGVTLDQTDNNFYSQFITGSVPITWQNEMIETGCFRELNTFGPEGSRSPDLDWSQAPDSPKRSLLDRIFRRRQHPSDATEEAKQSLVPSETYMKSGLLSTAL is encoded by the exons GTGAATCTGGCGTACGCCTACGAGACCAAACACGCCCTCTGCATGGTCTTGACCATGATGAGCGGCGGGGACTTGAAGTATCATATTCATAACATCGGCTCGCCCGGCCTGGACAAAGAACGAGTGCAGTTCTACGCCGCAGAAGTCTGCTGCGGCTTAATTCATCTCCATCAGAAGTCGATACTATATAG GGATctgaaaccagaaaacattctGTTGGATGACAACG GACACATCCGCATCTCTGACCTGGGCCTGGCTGTGAGGCTGACTGATGGGAAACTGGTGCGAGGCAGAGTGGGAACGCTGGGTTATATGG CTCCTGAGGTGATCAGCCACAAACATTACGGGCTGAGTGCCGACTGGTGGGGCCTCGGCTGTCTGATTTATGAGATGACCGCCGGTCAGCCTCCGCTCAGGGCGCGAGGAGAACATCCCAAACCctcagagatggagaggaggattcTGACAGAACAGGAGGAATATGGTGAAAAGTTCAGCAAGCAGGTGAAGGAACTGTGCTCTTCG CTGTTGATCAAGGATCCAGCTCAGAGGTTGGGCTGCCGGGGCTCAGGCGGGACGGAGGTACAGTCACATCCTTTCTTTGAAAAAGTCAACTTCAGGATGCTGGAGGCCGGACTTGTCGAGCCGCCATTTAAACCTGAT CCCAGACAGGTGTACTGCAGCGACGTGCAGGACATCGAAGAGTTTTCTTCAGTGAAGGGAGTCACGCTGGACCAGACGGACAACAACTTCTACTCCCAGTTCATCACAGGCAGCGTTCCCATCACCTGGCAGAATGAG ATGATAGAGACGGGATGTTTCAGGGAGCTGAATACTTTCGGACCAGAGGGATCTCGATCTCCAGACCTCGACTGGTCCCAGGCCCCTGACAGCCCCAAACGCAGCCTGCTGGACCGGATCTTCCGCAGACGT CAGCACCCTTCAGATGCGACTGAGGAAGCCAAACAGAGTTTGGTGCCCAGTGAAACCTACATGAAGTCCGGACTGCTCAGCACGGCGCTCTGA
- the ash2l gene encoding set1/Ash2 histone methyltransferase complex subunit ASH2 isoform X1: MASEGEAGSAATTEPEAGEGDAAFGELPTSMDTESSNGKEGMETAGEGSEAADAMTGSGDEESGRQLGEVELQCALCMKWFTADTFGIDTATCLPFMTNYVFHCNVCHHSGNTYFLRKQAILKEMCLTALANLTWRSRTQEEHPKTMFSKDKDIIPFIDKYWECMTTRQRPGKLTWPNNIVKSMSKERDVFLVKEHPDPGSKDPEEEYPKFGLLDQDLGTIGPSYDNQKQTTAAPTAGGLNGGSAFSGALAPGPGKGRGAKRKQQQQQEGTAAGATKRTRSDPLFSAQRLPPHGYPLEHPFNKDGYRYILAEPDPHAPDPEKLELDCWAGKPIPGDLYRACLYERVLLALHDRAPQLKISDDRLTVTGEKGYSMVRASHGVRKGSWYFEVSVDEMPPETAARLGWSQPLGNLQAPLGYDKFSYSWRSKKGTKFHQSLGKHYSSSYGQGDTLGFFIELPDTTETAKALPDTYKDKALIKFKSYLYFEEKDYVDKAEKSLKSTSPSRMIFFKNGVSQGVAYENLFEGLYFPAISLYKSCTVSVNFGPHFKHPPKDLKYQPMSDMGWGAVIEHTLADMLYHVETDVDGRRSPPWEG; encoded by the exons ATGGCGTCTGAAGGGGAGGCGGGTAGTGCTGCAACAACCGAACCGGAGGCTGGAGAGGG GGATGCTGCATTTGGGGAACTACCCACCAGCATGGATACTGAATCATCAAACGGCAAAGAGGGAATG gaaacagctggTGAAGGCTCAGAGGCTGCTGATGCTATGACTGGATCCGGAGATGAGGAGAGCGGGAGGCAGCTGGGCGaggtggagctgcagtgtgCCTTGTGTATGAAGTGGttcactgcagacacatttgGCATCGACACTGC GACCTGTCTGCCCTTCATGACTAATTATGTGTTTCACTGCAACGTGTGCCATCACAGTGGCAACACATACTTCCTCCGAAAACAAGCAA TCCTGAAGGAGATGTGTCTCACAGCCCTGGCAAACCTGACATGGAGGTCCAGAACACAGGAGGAGCACCCAAAGACGATGTTCTCCAAAGACAAG gatATCATACCATTCATTGACAAGTACTGGGAGTGCATGACAACTCGTCAGAGACCGGGGAAGCTCACCTGGCCCAACAACATAGTGAAGTCAATG AGTAAAGAGCGAGATGTTTTCCTGGTGAAGGAACACCCTGATCCTGGCAGTAAAGACCCAGAGGAGGAGTACCCCAAATTTGGCCTGTTAGATCAG GACCTGGGAACCATCGGACCCTCCTATGACAATCAGAAACAAACCACTGCTGCTCCTACTGCTGGTGGGCTGAATG GTGGATCTGCTTTCTCAG GTGCTTTGGCCCCGGGCCCTGGAAAAGGAAGAGGGGCAAAACgtaaacaacagcagcaacaggaggGCACAGCTGCAGGGGCCACGAAGAGGACCAGAAG CGACCCTCTGTTCTCGGCCCAGCGCCTGCCTCCTCACGGTTACCCACTGGAGCATCCCTTTAATAAAGACGGGTACCGTTACATCCTAGCAGAACCAGACCCTCACGCTCCGGACCCCGAGAAGCTCGAACTGGACTGCTGGGCCGGTAAACCCATTCCCGGTGATCTGTACAGAGCCTGTCTGTATGAGAGGGTGCTGTTGGCTTTACATGACAGAG CACCTCAGCTGAAGATCTCTGACGACCGTCTGACAGTGACCGGGGAGAAGGGCTACTCCATGGTGCGAGCCTCTCATGGCGTACGAAAGGGCTCCTGGTACTTTGAGGTTTCTGTTGATGAGATGCCGCCAGAGACTGCAGCCAGGCTCGGCTGGTCGCAGCCACTCG GCAACCTGCAGGCACCTCTGGGCTACGACAAGTTCAGCTACTCGTGGCGCAGCAAGAAGGGCACAAAGTTCCACCAGTCGCTGGGAAAACATTATTCCTCCAGCTACGGTCAGGGAGACACGCTGGGCTTCTTCATAGAGCTGCCCGACACCACAGAGACCGCCAAGGCTCTGCCGGATACGTACAAGGACAAG GCGCTAATCAAGTTCAAGAGTTACCTGTACTTTGAGGAGAAGGACTACGTGgacaaagcagagaaaagccTCAAGTCGACGAGCCCAAGCAGG ATGATATTCTTTAAAAACGGAGTGAGCCAAGGTGTTGCTTATGAAAACCTGTTTGAAGGCCTCTACTTTCCCGCCATCTCACTGTACAAGAGCTGCACG GTGTCTGTCAACTTTGGGCCACATTTCAAACACCCTCCAAAGGACCTGAAGTACCAGCCG ATGAGCGACATGGGCTGGGGAGCTGTGATCGAGCACACGCTGGCCGACATGCTGTACCACGTGGAGACGGACGTGGACGGACGACGCAGCCCTCCGTGGGAAGGATga
- the ash2l gene encoding set1/Ash2 histone methyltransferase complex subunit ASH2 isoform X2, protein MASEGEAGSAATTEPEAGEGDAAFGELPTSMDTESSNGKEGMETAGEGSEAADAMTGSGDEESGRQLGEVELQCALCMKWFTADTFGIDTATCLPFMTNYVFHCNVCHHSGNTYFLRKQAILKEMCLTALANLTWRSRTQEEHPKTMFSKDKDIIPFIDKYWECMTTRQRPGKLTWPNNIVKSMSKERDVFLVKEHPDPGSKDPEEEYPKFGLLDQDLGTIGPSYDNQKQTTAAPTAGGLNGALAPGPGKGRGAKRKQQQQQEGTAAGATKRTRSDPLFSAQRLPPHGYPLEHPFNKDGYRYILAEPDPHAPDPEKLELDCWAGKPIPGDLYRACLYERVLLALHDRAPQLKISDDRLTVTGEKGYSMVRASHGVRKGSWYFEVSVDEMPPETAARLGWSQPLGNLQAPLGYDKFSYSWRSKKGTKFHQSLGKHYSSSYGQGDTLGFFIELPDTTETAKALPDTYKDKALIKFKSYLYFEEKDYVDKAEKSLKSTSPSRMIFFKNGVSQGVAYENLFEGLYFPAISLYKSCTVSVNFGPHFKHPPKDLKYQPMSDMGWGAVIEHTLADMLYHVETDVDGRRSPPWEG, encoded by the exons ATGGCGTCTGAAGGGGAGGCGGGTAGTGCTGCAACAACCGAACCGGAGGCTGGAGAGGG GGATGCTGCATTTGGGGAACTACCCACCAGCATGGATACTGAATCATCAAACGGCAAAGAGGGAATG gaaacagctggTGAAGGCTCAGAGGCTGCTGATGCTATGACTGGATCCGGAGATGAGGAGAGCGGGAGGCAGCTGGGCGaggtggagctgcagtgtgCCTTGTGTATGAAGTGGttcactgcagacacatttgGCATCGACACTGC GACCTGTCTGCCCTTCATGACTAATTATGTGTTTCACTGCAACGTGTGCCATCACAGTGGCAACACATACTTCCTCCGAAAACAAGCAA TCCTGAAGGAGATGTGTCTCACAGCCCTGGCAAACCTGACATGGAGGTCCAGAACACAGGAGGAGCACCCAAAGACGATGTTCTCCAAAGACAAG gatATCATACCATTCATTGACAAGTACTGGGAGTGCATGACAACTCGTCAGAGACCGGGGAAGCTCACCTGGCCCAACAACATAGTGAAGTCAATG AGTAAAGAGCGAGATGTTTTCCTGGTGAAGGAACACCCTGATCCTGGCAGTAAAGACCCAGAGGAGGAGTACCCCAAATTTGGCCTGTTAGATCAG GACCTGGGAACCATCGGACCCTCCTATGACAATCAGAAACAAACCACTGCTGCTCCTACTGCTGGTGGGCTGAATG GTGCTTTGGCCCCGGGCCCTGGAAAAGGAAGAGGGGCAAAACgtaaacaacagcagcaacaggaggGCACAGCTGCAGGGGCCACGAAGAGGACCAGAAG CGACCCTCTGTTCTCGGCCCAGCGCCTGCCTCCTCACGGTTACCCACTGGAGCATCCCTTTAATAAAGACGGGTACCGTTACATCCTAGCAGAACCAGACCCTCACGCTCCGGACCCCGAGAAGCTCGAACTGGACTGCTGGGCCGGTAAACCCATTCCCGGTGATCTGTACAGAGCCTGTCTGTATGAGAGGGTGCTGTTGGCTTTACATGACAGAG CACCTCAGCTGAAGATCTCTGACGACCGTCTGACAGTGACCGGGGAGAAGGGCTACTCCATGGTGCGAGCCTCTCATGGCGTACGAAAGGGCTCCTGGTACTTTGAGGTTTCTGTTGATGAGATGCCGCCAGAGACTGCAGCCAGGCTCGGCTGGTCGCAGCCACTCG GCAACCTGCAGGCACCTCTGGGCTACGACAAGTTCAGCTACTCGTGGCGCAGCAAGAAGGGCACAAAGTTCCACCAGTCGCTGGGAAAACATTATTCCTCCAGCTACGGTCAGGGAGACACGCTGGGCTTCTTCATAGAGCTGCCCGACACCACAGAGACCGCCAAGGCTCTGCCGGATACGTACAAGGACAAG GCGCTAATCAAGTTCAAGAGTTACCTGTACTTTGAGGAGAAGGACTACGTGgacaaagcagagaaaagccTCAAGTCGACGAGCCCAAGCAGG ATGATATTCTTTAAAAACGGAGTGAGCCAAGGTGTTGCTTATGAAAACCTGTTTGAAGGCCTCTACTTTCCCGCCATCTCACTGTACAAGAGCTGCACG GTGTCTGTCAACTTTGGGCCACATTTCAAACACCCTCCAAAGGACCTGAAGTACCAGCCG ATGAGCGACATGGGCTGGGGAGCTGTGATCGAGCACACGCTGGCCGACATGCTGTACCACGTGGAGACGGACGTGGACGGACGACGCAGCCCTCCGTGGGAAGGATga
- the pnx gene encoding homeobox protein pnx: MQAPTQPPARRAEMQPHAAKRALGHRTPFSVEDILDPRKFTGRIICAEETTGASSPRYRPKAQQHPPAGGGCSPEEEEEEEEEEEEEAPCKKPQRSKAKSRRIRTAFTLEQLQILERSFHRCHYLSVLERHSIASALRLSETQVKIWFQNRRTKWKKERLQGPEAEEDLHPGFPSSFPPHPAACPALPYRPLCYQQPLQMFAHAPPLVPYHHYYR; encoded by the exons ATGCAGGCACCGACACAGCCGCCTGCCAGGAGAGCTGAGATGCAGCCACACGCAGCCAAACGAGCGCTCGGCCACAGGACGCCTTTCTCTGTGGAGGATATTCTGGATCCAAGAAAGTTTACAGGGAGGATAATCTGTGCTGAGGAGACAACAG GAGCGTCTTCTCCAAGATATCGACCAAAGGCGCAGCAGCATCCTCCGGCAGGTGGAGGCTGCAgcccggaggaggaggaggaggaggaggaagaagaggaggaagaggctccGTGTAAGAAACCTCAGAGGTCGAAGGCTAAAAGCCGGCGGATCCGCACCGCTTTCAccctggagcagctgcagatcCTGGAGCGCAGCTTCCACAGGTGCCACTACCTGTCGGTGCTGGAGCGCCACAGCATCGCCTCCGCCCTGCGCCTGTCCGAGACTCAGGTGAAGATCTGGTTCCAGAACAGGCGCACCAAGTGGAAGAAGGAGCGGCTGCAGGGGCCGGAGGCAGAGGAGGATCTCCACCCGGGCTTCCCCTCATCCTTCCCCCCACACCCCGCTGCCTGCCCCGCTCTGCCCTACAGGCCTCTGTGCTACCAGCAGCCGCTGCAGATGTTTGCGCATGCGCCGCCGCTGGTGCCCTATCATCACTATTACAGATGA